A genomic window from Anopheles ziemanni chromosome X, idAnoZiCoDA_A2_x.2, whole genome shotgun sequence includes:
- the LOC131290657 gene encoding tether containing UBX domain for GLUT4: MTSRAVTVLTVHGRRLNVKVEPNMTILEVLETVCRKYNFSPDEYGLTHHNRMLDLTTMFRFSGLPNNALLEMVQAKQARTEEDVTILLQLEDGTRPSGTFKPSDTLLHVLQTLYPDRSPGDAFRLMVYMRCEVYWDAMSTTTLKSLGLCNGRATLRLLQRMPGTANTQANVSAPLPAKKQEIPETTHNIVPLPTPSTAQQTVPTPEPEPERPPSTEHTDPTNDDAKKPKTDATPSKTVAPKETVPVVRAAEPPTGQIVIIGERQAVLYHVSTSECAMIDPDDTFFDLSVPEVLQMQKQLQDRVKAFEDAPLVTRSVRELERQQSLLSSMTRYRQAVIRVQFPDRHVLQGNFQVHETVQHIEEFVRGFLADAATPFHLYTTPPKVVLDSTASLLDAGCFPLALLHFGRSQQPSAAQPGGEDVPTSGSVCVLRPELLSQLSDANGAAMVASLAKRVSTGRSEQNSRNEAQEPSTGSSDSVDEPQTGGPSQRYRNRLSAAAAAATTNSPPNSSEREAKILKFLKK, from the exons ATGACGTCCCGAGCCGTGACCGTGCTCACGGTACACGGACGCCGGTTGAATGTGAAGGTTGAACCAAACATGACTATCCTGGAG GTGTTGGAAACCGTGTGCCGTAAATACAATTTTTCGCCCGATGAGTATGGCTTGACGCACCATAACCGTATGCTCGATCTGACGACCatgtttcgcttttccggATTACCTAACAACGCGTTGCTAGAGATGGTGCAGGCGAAGCAGGCTCGCACCGAGGAGGACGTGACCATTTTGTTGCAGCTTGAGGACGGTACCCGACCGAGCGGAACATTTAAGCCTTCGGACACGTTGCTGCACGTGCTGCAGACGTTGTATCCAGATCGGAGCCCAGGTGATGCATTCCGCCTGATGGTATATATGCGCTGCGAGGTTTACTGGGATGCGATGAGCACAACCACGCTCAAGAGCCTTGGATTGTGCAATGGGCGCGCTACGCTGCGGCTGCTACAGCGTATGCCGGGAACGGCGAACACACAGGCTAACGTCTCGGCACCGTTGCCGGCGAAAAAGCAGGAGATTCCCGAGA CAACACACAATATCGTACCGTTGCCGACGCCGAGTACTGCGCAACAAACGGTTCCGACGCCGGAACCAGAACCGGAACGCCCACCTTCAACCGAACACACAGATCCGACGAACGATGAtgcaaaaaaaccaaaaaccgacgcaacaccatcgaaaacgGTTGCACCGAAAGAAACTGTCCCTGTGGTGCGGGCTGCCGAACCGCCAACCGGACAAATTGTTATCATCGGTGAGCGCCAAGCGGTGCTGTATCACGTTTCCACCTCGGAATGTGCGATGATCGACCCGGACGATACGTTTTTCGACCTCTCCGTGCCGGAGGTGCTGCAGATGCAGAAGCAGCTGCAGGATCGCGTGAAGGCGTTTGAGGATGCACCGCTGGTGACGCGTTCGGTGCGGGAGCTCGAGCGTCAGCAGAGCCTGCTCAGCAGCATGACGCGCTACCGGCAGGCGGTAATACGGGTGCAGTTTCCCGACCGGCATGTCCTGCAAGGCAACTTTCAGGTGCACGAAACGGTCCAGCACATCGAGGAGTTCGTGCGCGGCTTTCTCGCCGATGCCGCCACGCCGTTCCATCTTT ACACGACCCCGCCAAAGGTGGTTCTCGATTCGACAGCCTCACTGCTGGATGCCGGTTGCTTTCCGCTGGCGCTGTTGCACTTCGGCCGGTCTCAGCAGCCAAGCGCTGCACAACCCGGTGGTGAAGACGTTCCCACTAGCGGGTCGGTCTGCGTACTGCGTCCCGAGCTGCTAAGTCAGCTATCGGACGCGAACGGGGCGGCGATGGTGGCGAGCCTGGCGAAACGGGTGTCAACCGGCCGGTCGGAGCAAAACTCTCGAAACGAAGCGCAGGAACCCAGCACCGGCAGTAGCGACAGCGTCGACGAACCCCAAACGGGGGGCCCATCGCAACGATACAGAAACCGCCTTTcagcggccgccgccgccgccaccaccaactCGCCACCAAACTCCAGTGAGCGTGAGGCCAAAATCTtgaagtttttgaaaaaatag